In a single window of the Rhizoctonia solani chromosome 16, complete sequence genome:
- a CDS encoding ribosomal protein S27 yields MTLAVDLLNPSHEHEKKQHKLKRLVQSPNSYFMDVKCPGCFAITTVFSHAQTVVMCSSCATVLCQPTGGKARLTEGCSFRRKA; encoded by the exons ATG ACTCTCGCAGTCGATCTCCTTAACCCCTCGCACGAGCACGAGAAGAAGCAACACAAGCTTAAGCGACTGGTACAGTCGCCCAACTCTTACTTTATGGACGTTAAGTGCCCTG GATGCTTTGCCATTACGACTGTTTTCTCGCACGCGCAGACTGTCGTTATGTGCAGCTCCTGTGCAACTGTCTTGTGCCAGCCTACTGGTGGTAAGGCGCGATTGACTGAGG GGTGTTCGTTCCGCCGAAAGGCATAA